A region of Streptomyces sp. WMMC500 DNA encodes the following proteins:
- a CDS encoding beta-galactosidase yields the protein MHPLVTRRHARPRRALAALLALAAAACLGLVSGAPAPERAPEARPQPVARADARTAHTVSYDRHSLIVDGERVLLQGAEFHYFRLPSPDTWRDVLEKYKAAGFNTVSLYFHWGYHSPKRGVYDFSGVRDVDRLLDVVEDVGLYAVVRPGPYINAETSGGGLPAWLKTVEGRARSSDAGYTAAYREWLTEINRIIVPHQVTRGGPVVLYNVENEYAQNTDAQYMQDLQDLAHAQGVDVPVTHNQCCQASWTPHWAEGLGAVDIPGLDDYPQSFECQNADTVWGPWGDGITRRLKADAPVYAAEYQGGAIDLNNAGYEACRKLTGPAYMKYFYKSNLIRSGATLFSYYMGFGGTNWGYLAQPNDVYTSYDYGAMITEDRQLTEKYDEFKLQSHFLRAAAGQLAKTDEAAAPASDNPALETAARVNPDTGARFTLLRHADPPATTDDSAVLDYGDGRTLPVRLDGRDAKVLLSDYAFGGQRLALSSSELMTHTSAGGRDVALLYGREGEAGRTVLEYGSRPGVEVLDGAADVSYAREGDALTLDYVHEDLTRVRITGGGRPPLLLLLGTDATAAEFWQDAESGLLVRGTALLRDGAVRGGTALLRADTERAGEVEVFTGAGRLAVNGDRVPVRRTASGSLLGSLPGPRAVEPPELTGWRAAAEAPEARPDFDDSRWRAADRTLHADDHGFHHGSLWYRGRFTATGAETGLKLNAITGRRGIYQVWADGRYLGSAQGGVQADSDPPVNEDPGPGAFTLPDTAPGEEVVVAVLVQNMGHNDDWIADDTRFKQPRGLVRAELPGSAADIAWRIQGTRGGEDLADTERGPFNNGGLYGERHGWHLPQAPASGDWRRSRPDVEGGTVTWYRTSFRLGLPHGQDTALALRFGEPPAGHRLLMYVNGWNVGQYGAGIGPQRDFTLPAGLLRDDGRNTVALAVVAEDDSAVRLPSLVVKGNHRTG from the coding sequence ATGCACCCACTCGTCACCCGCCGCCACGCGCGGCCGCGCCGCGCGCTCGCGGCGCTGCTCGCGCTCGCCGCGGCGGCCTGCCTCGGGCTGGTCTCCGGCGCCCCGGCGCCGGAACGCGCGCCGGAGGCACGGCCGCAGCCCGTCGCCCGCGCGGACGCGCGCACCGCTCACACCGTCTCCTACGACCGCCACTCGCTGATCGTCGACGGCGAGCGCGTCCTGCTCCAGGGCGCCGAGTTCCACTACTTCCGGCTGCCGTCGCCGGACACCTGGCGGGACGTCCTGGAGAAGTACAAGGCCGCCGGGTTCAACACCGTGTCCCTGTACTTCCACTGGGGCTACCACTCCCCCAAGCGCGGCGTCTACGACTTCTCCGGCGTCCGCGACGTCGACCGGCTGCTCGACGTCGTCGAGGACGTCGGGCTGTACGCCGTCGTCCGGCCCGGTCCGTACATCAACGCCGAGACCAGCGGCGGCGGGCTGCCCGCGTGGCTGAAGACCGTCGAGGGGCGGGCCCGGTCGTCGGACGCCGGGTACACCGCCGCGTACCGGGAGTGGCTGACCGAGATCAACCGGATCATCGTGCCGCACCAGGTCACCCGCGGCGGCCCGGTCGTCCTCTACAACGTCGAGAACGAGTACGCGCAGAACACCGACGCGCAGTACATGCAGGACCTCCAGGACCTCGCGCACGCGCAGGGCGTGGACGTGCCCGTCACGCACAACCAGTGCTGCCAGGCGTCCTGGACGCCGCACTGGGCGGAGGGCCTGGGCGCCGTCGACATCCCCGGTCTGGACGACTACCCGCAGTCCTTCGAGTGCCAGAACGCAGACACCGTCTGGGGCCCGTGGGGCGACGGCATCACGCGGCGGCTCAAGGCCGACGCGCCCGTGTACGCCGCCGAGTACCAGGGCGGGGCGATCGATCTCAACAACGCCGGGTACGAGGCGTGCCGGAAGCTCACCGGCCCCGCCTACATGAAGTACTTCTACAAGTCCAACCTGATCAGGAGCGGCGCCACCCTCTTCAGCTACTACATGGGCTTCGGCGGCACCAACTGGGGCTACCTGGCGCAGCCGAACGACGTCTACACCTCGTACGACTACGGCGCGATGATCACCGAGGACCGGCAGTTGACGGAGAAGTACGACGAGTTCAAGCTGCAGTCGCACTTCCTGCGGGCGGCGGCCGGGCAACTGGCGAAGACGGACGAGGCGGCGGCACCGGCGTCCGACAACCCGGCGCTGGAGACCGCCGCCCGCGTCAACCCCGACACCGGCGCCCGCTTCACCCTCCTCCGCCACGCCGACCCGCCCGCCACCACCGACGACTCCGCCGTCCTCGACTACGGCGACGGACGGACGCTGCCGGTGCGCCTCGACGGCCGGGACGCCAAGGTGCTCCTCTCCGACTACGCCTTCGGCGGGCAGCGGCTCGCGCTCTCCAGCTCCGAGCTGATGACGCACACGAGCGCCGGCGGCCGGGACGTCGCGCTGCTGTACGGGCGCGAGGGCGAGGCCGGGCGGACGGTGCTGGAGTACGGGTCCCGCCCCGGGGTCGAGGTGCTCGACGGCGCCGCGGACGTCTCGTACGCCCGCGAAGGAGACGCGCTGACGCTCGACTACGTCCACGAAGACCTGACCCGGGTGCGGATCACCGGCGGCGGCCGGCCGCCGCTGCTGCTCCTGCTCGGCACCGACGCCACCGCGGCGGAGTTCTGGCAGGACGCGGAGAGCGGGCTGCTGGTACGCGGCACGGCGCTGCTCCGCGACGGGGCGGTCCGCGGCGGCACGGCGCTGCTGCGGGCGGACACCGAACGGGCCGGGGAGGTCGAGGTGTTCACCGGCGCCGGGCGGCTGGCGGTGAACGGCGACCGGGTGCCCGTACGGCGGACCGCGAGCGGTTCGCTGCTCGGCTCGCTGCCCGGGCCGCGGGCGGTCGAGCCGCCGGAGCTGACCGGCTGGCGGGCGGCGGCGGAGGCGCCGGAGGCGCGGCCGGACTTCGACGACTCCCGCTGGCGGGCGGCGGACCGGACGCTGCACGCCGACGACCACGGTTTCCACCACGGCAGCCTGTGGTACCGCGGGCGGTTCACCGCCACCGGCGCCGAGACCGGGCTGAAGCTGAACGCGATCACCGGCCGCCGCGGGATCTACCAGGTGTGGGCCGACGGCCGCTACCTCGGCTCGGCGCAGGGCGGCGTTCAGGCGGACTCCGACCCGCCGGTCAACGAGGACCCGGGGCCGGGCGCGTTCACGCTGCCGGACACCGCCCCGGGCGAGGAGGTCGTCGTCGCCGTCCTCGTGCAGAACATGGGCCACAACGACGACTGGATCGCCGACGACACCCGCTTCAAGCAGCCGCGCGGCCTGGTCCGGGCGGAGCTGCCCGGCTCGGCCGCGGACATCGCCTGGCGGATCCAGGGGACCCGCGGCGGCGAGGACCTCGCCGACACCGAGCGCGGCCCGTTCAACAACGGCGGCCTGTACGGCGAGCGGCACGGCTGGCACCTGCCGCAGGCTCCCGCGTCCGGTGACTGGCGCCGGTCCCGGCCGGACGTCGAGGGCGGCACCGTGACCTGGTACCGCACGTCGTTCCGGCTCGGCCTGCCGCACGGCCAGGACACCGCCCTCGCCCTGCGGTTCGGCGAGCCGCCCGCCGGGCACCGGCTGCTGATGTACGTCAACGGCTGGAACGTCGGCCAGTACGGCGCCGGCATCGGCCCGCAGCGGGACTTCACCCTCCCCGCGGGGCTGCTCCGCGACGACGGGCGCAACACCGTGGCGCTCGCCGTGGTCGCCGAGGACGACTCGGCGGTGCGGCTGCCGTCCCTGGTGGTGAAGGGCAACCACCGCACCGGCTGA